One Vicia villosa cultivar HV-30 ecotype Madison, WI linkage group LG5, Vvil1.0, whole genome shotgun sequence genomic window, GataaacataattacgtatcactTGAAGTCACTGAGTGGGATTCACCACTGGACATTTCTCAAGAGCAATAACACTCAACAATTCACTTTTAAAACAAGATTTTTTTCCTTATGTTATTTTTTCCTCTCTTGGTGGTAATACTACTATATATATTGGAAAAAATATATAGGTATAGTTACACCTAACCTAAACCTCATTCAATGGCATTAACTCtaagtgaaaaaaaatattaatgcatGATGGTAATATAACCACTACTGCACTCATAGAATTAGGTGACTGACAGTAGAACTATTAAACTGTATCAGTGTTGATTTGACTCCACTGAACTTACAAACTATATGCTAGGACACAAAAAAACTATATAGATGCATGTATTCTAACCTAAACCTTGTCATACCAATAAAAATCACCTCCAAATCCATGCCTGGTCAAATTACAGCTACTTCTTTGCTCGTTCAAGTACCACCATTGTTCATCGGTCGTTGTAGCCTACCGAAACACGAACCCGAATTTTCTGCAACTGTCGTTGGATATAATGGGATTACCGGTTGTAAGTGCATTGGATGCTGCACCGGTTGTACCACTGGCAACACGGGGTGCAATCCATACACTGCAGGCATGGGTATGCTTGTGCTTCCAACTTCCGCGCGAGAAGTCGCCGTCACATTAGCGCCACGAGAGTTCGGTGGTTCCGTACATTTATTTTGCACACTACTTCCCCCAATGCGACCTCTTTTTCCATTCTTGTTCTGttttaacaaacaaattattCTTTTAATACAGATAATAACACGTTATAATTAATACAGCATATCAGTGcttgtattaaaaaaaacataatacctTCACAACTTGGCTGAATGAATCAGTTACTGGCCGCGACGTCATAACAACATTTTGTTCAGATGGCGCGTTTTCCGCAACCTGCAAATTATACAACAGAAACTACTATGTTTATCAAAAGAGCAACAGATTGACTCAAACGAACAGAATATAGCTTTTGAAATTACCAAACAACTCCTTGCATTATGAGTTCTACTATTGCATTTAGAACATCGCCTAATAGCTTTTAtgtcattcttttttttctttggagCACCTTTGCTACTCACAATATTTGGATCACCTACGGCTGAGTTCGATGCCAAAATAGGATCGTCCGTACTGCAATACTTTTTTTGTAACATCAGAATATCACCCATTATGTCCCCATAAACACCTTCCTTTTTTGAAGCTTCTCTGCAAAAAACAGTAAATGCAGAACAATATGCACCAAACCGAGCTAGCTCAATCATATTAGGATCATCAGAACcattacaattcatgttcaagtaTTGAATTTTTGCATCCTTCGTCCACCTCGACAAAATCAAACCGGTGGGAATGAGACTAACATGTTCTTCCTTCATGACACCAAACATATGAGAACATGGAATCCCACGAGAATCCCATAACCTACACTCGCATTGAAGTGTTTCACCATCATACACAACCTCTACGTCATAGTTATCACAACAATATTTTGTAAATCGATAAGTCTTAAATCCGTTGTGAAATAACCTTTCCTTAACAATCAATGATCcagccttcactatttcatctctGACTTCCTTGAAAATCTCCGTGGTATAAACTTTCGCAGCATGGCTCTCAAGGGCACGCAGTTGAGTAGTCATCACAGGTTCTGAAAACATTGATTTAAAATCGGCAATCAGTTCATTGTTTCTATAACATCTCATAGCCTGATCAAAATTgtgcataaattcaaaaatgcagccTTTCTTCCTGACATAACTCTTGATGATTGCATTGACGGCTTCACATTGAGACGTAGTTCTTATACGTGCAAAAAACTTCTCACGTAGATATGCAGTTGCCCATAGTGACCTGTTCTCGTACGTTTTTTGAACCCAAGGATTTCCTTCAAGTCCGTTTTCTTTAATTGTTTTTgaccaaaactcttcaaattgaTCCTTTGTAAAATTAGAGTACATGGCTTtttgaaaatctttcaaaaattcCGAGTTCTTTACATTCTCAGTCGCATTCTTGTTCAAATGCCAAGCGCATAAACGACGTGTCGCATCCGGAAACACCTGTTTTATAGATTCCCTCATCGCCCCATCTCCATCTGTTACAACCGCTTCTGGGTATTTATTTTCCATGCACTCTAAAAAACACTCCAACAACCACTTATACGTTTCTGTCGTTTTATCTGACACCAATGCAGCACCAAAAATAACTGTCTGAGAGTGGTGGTTACACCCTGAAAATATAACCAATGGGTAGTTGTATTTGTTCTTCTTGTAAGTCGTGTCGAACGCAATCACATCGCCAAAACAAAAATAGTCAGATCTACTGCTTCCATCAGCCCAAAAAAGGGACTTCATTCGTCCATCCGTGCCTACGGCATATTTACCATATAACATGGGATCAGTAGATGACTTCACATTTAGATAATTTATAGCAGCGGCAACGTCACCATCTTTAATAGTAGCACGCATTTTACTATCAAAATAATTGTACAGATCCTTCTTTGTAAACCCAACACGATCGTGTCCACCCTTCTGAGCAACCATGTACCCCATTATATGACAAGTTCTAATTCCATTTGACTGTAGACCGTCAATCTGAGCTCTATCTGCTGCAGTAATCTCACGATAAATAGGGTGTAAGTGGATAAACCTAGATGGTGTTAATTCATGGTTGTGAGCCTCTTCAAAACATGACACTACATAACTACCCTTCTGGGGGTTGTAATGCACACGAAGCCTAGCGGGACAATTAGTGCGGGTCGTAGGTCTGTGTTCTCTTTTTCTATCAAGCCTCCTTAAGTGTTTTGTATCTCTTAGACCGCGTTTATTGCATACAAACTGCCTCATTATAATTGTTTGTCCACCCCCAGTCGATCTTCTCCTAACATCACTTTTCCTAATGGCAAACCCTTTACATTTAGCATActtgaaataaaacaaattagcttCATCAACTGTACCGAATTCCATAGCACGAATTTCATCAGCAGTAAGGGCATCAATTTTCAGTATTCTATCACCTACAACTGCATCAAATTCATGGAATTTTTCATTGTGACTATCACCATCGCCATCGCCATCACTTGAACTTTGGTACGCACTGGACACCGAATTACTGTCATTCTCCGATTCAGAATCAGATGTTCCACTGTCACGGTATCGATAGTAGTTGGAATCATAATGGTCGGTGTTTTCCATGGTACACCTGAATTAACACATTTGTTAACACACCAAAAATCAACACAAATCACAGTACATAATTTCCTATTCAAATCAAAGGTACTTAACATAATTGAAATTTCCAAATCATCAAATAGGGAACCCATGTACAGAAAACAATTTCAAGCATCAATCACAATTCCTTATTCCCTTATTAAATCAATCGACCTGATTCAACGGTACCCACCAAAAGTGAAATTTCgtaatcattaaatataaaacccATGTAAACAAAACAGATTCCCAatcctaaaccctaatttttaataaaacagaTTCCCAATTctaaaccctaattcccaatttgAAATCAGTAAAtcttaactattcaaacaaatatAACAACCATTTTCTCATTTACCTTTGCAGTGTTGGGAAAAAATGCTAAGATGAGACGATAACTGTTGTGTTGAGTTTGTAGTTGGGAAAAAAATGCCAAGATGAGATGATgaagaatttttattttcaacgTCTGTTCACGATGATGAAGTGAGGGAGATGGAGATGAGTTGATTAATTTGTTGAGTTGATTAATTTGTTGAgttgattaatttgttttaatttaattgattttgtttataaacattacattttaaaaataatattaatatgttagggACTAAGTTGCAATATACAAACTATAAAATTACCACAGTAAGTGACAATAAGGGTCATTTAATGCTCCAGTCCTATGTGGCACTATTAGGGCTTAGGGCTTAATTCTGATTGGTCAGACAGTGACTTCACCACTGAAGTCAAATTGGCAACTGCACCATAGAATTTCTCGTGAAACAAATTAAAGTGGGTTACATTTAAGGGGATTATGTACCGTCACCACTAAAAAAGGACTACTATGGAATTTTGGTATTCAatctaaacttttttattttaattagtgttACGGAttgatttgatatttttttaataatattagaaTATTCAATTTTAAATGTGTTAAATTGTTCAAtatctatattgatttaattaaaaaaaactgatATATTAATTGACACAATAATCATTCAATTATTTCTAAATAGGTGTATTTATAAAATATTCTATATAATTATTCCTAAATAGGTACATATATTTTCcgtgaatatttttttatgataaagaAAATTTAtcctattaattattttttcaatcttatccttttattaatatttaatactaCTTCCATTAtttctaaaagaaatattttagtaaaaatatatattttttttatcggTATGAAATTGTCAAATAGATTACTCACATTACCAAAAAAAATGCTTATAATATTAGCCACGGTTAACTAATTATGTATAAATTTTTAAGTTTGCTACAATCTATCTACTCTACTTaatctaaatccaaggttgtcatgatgacatgGTTATGTGGCATGGTTTTAGCAACTTTGAACACGACTCTAACTTATGTGGCATGattttagaattttcaatttttatatatCAAATTTTTTCTAACAATATTATTAAAACCATTGTTCTAACCACTAATTtatctctattttaaaaataaataataataataacaataattataagtaaaataataataataataataataataataataataataaaaataataatgataataatgataataataataataaccagaataattataattataattaaaataataataataaacaaaataataataatattaataatataattatatcattacatttttaatattataatataaaactaaaattttatcaaattttttattactaaatatatattttttaaaaactgtgGAATATTATCTCACCATTTTTTAaagtcattaattaattaattttataaaaaaaatgtttctaATGTcactaatttttaaaaaatatccaaACTATTATTATAAacgattaataataatttatttaaattaaaaaataaaataattgtaaataatttagttaataattagtaaaaaaaattaaataaagaaaaaatccaCGAGTATTAAAAATCAACTTTTATAtatcacttttttcttcactaaCTTAAAGTCAAAatctttattattaaatatattttgtttaaacgGTGGATTATAATCTCACAAGGTGGATTATAAATTTGTAACCATGCTACAATTATGAATTTAGTAAAATAGAATTTAACCTTCATTAATCAATTCACCTCATATTAAAAATCTATGTTTATAGTTACTTTTTTCTatgtttatagttttttttttttcaaattttccacACTAActcaaaatttattattattattattattattaaatatttttttgttaaaacgGTGGAGTATCATTAACCATCATTAATCACATTgatataatataattcatatttATGTTAATTAATATTCTGTAACTCccaaatatatattaattcatatttatgttaatatttttgtaTTCTTTATAAATACCTCTCTTTCATTATCTCTATTTGGCCATCTCATCACACACATCTATATTTAGTCATCTCATCACACAcgataattttttaaacaattacGTTATATGATTAGTCAAAATAACTAACCATagttaatattaaaaacatatcatcaatatattttattttgtatttttattttagatgATAAATTTTTTGCTTTATTGTTGGTTTTTTATTTGTAGGTATCTCTTCCATGGTAACATGAAATTTTGGGTGGCAAGATTGAAATTAACATGAAGGTTACAATAATATTATACATGATCGCACGAATACAACGCAGATTATTATATCGAATGGAACATACtaccatattttattcaaaaagttTTCTCTACatgatttagatttttatttataattaatttctcttttcgacttttatttgttttctcttattttcgtaatttattttattttattttattttcattatttaataTAGTGGGATATAAGTTGTCCTTCCACTATGgtaatcttcttcttctcttttttgttaattaaaattcATATAAACATAATCTATTGATcctctatattattattattattattattattattattattattattattattattattattattattattattattattattattaatctcaTATTAAAAatctatgtttatttttctgttgcACCCGACTTTCTTAGAGTTTGTTTAGAGGATGATTCGTTAGGGGTTCCTGTCCCTAGGTTGATTCCGATGTAGTTTCTGCTTCCTCTCTTGAGTTTCGGCCGtctttatttccaaaaaaaaatctatgtttatagtttttttattttcaaattctccacactaactcaaaatttattattattattaaatatattttgttaaaacGGTGGAGTATGATTAACCATCATTAATCACATTGATTTAATATAATTCATATTTATGTTAATTAATATTCTGTAACTCccaaatatatattaattcatatttatgttaatatttttgaattctttATAAATACCTCTCTTTCATTATCTCTATTTGGCCATCTCATCACACATACATCTATATTTAGTCATCTCATCACacaataattttttaaacaattacATTATATGAATTAGTCAAAATAACTAACAATGGTTAATATTAAACACATATCATcaatatattgtattttgtatttttattttacatgATAAATTTTTTGATTTATTGTTGGTTTTTTATTTGTAGGTATCTCTTCCATGATAACATGAAATTTTGGGTGGCAAGATTGAAATTAACTTGAAGGTTACAATAATATTATACCTAATTTCACAAATACAACGCAAAATATTATATCAAATGGAACATACTACCACATTTTATTCAAAAAGTTTTCTCTACATGATTTAGAttcttatttataattaatttctcttttcgac contains:
- the LOC131606562 gene encoding protein FAR-RED ELONGATED HYPOCOTYL 3-like, producing MYSNFTKDQFEEFWSKTIKENGLEGNPWVQKTYENRSLWATAYLREKFFARIRTTSQCEAVNAIIKSYVRKKGCIFEFMHNFDQAMRCYRNNELIADFKSMFSEPVMTTQLRALESHAAKVYTTEIFKEVRDEIVKAGSLIVKERLFHNGFKTYRFTKYCCDNYDVEVVYDGETLQCECRLWDSRGIPCSHMFGVMKEEHVSLIPTGLILSRWTKDAKIQYLNMNCNGSDDPNMIELARFGAYCSAFTVFCREASKKEGVYGDIMGDILMLQKKYCSTDDPILASNSAVGDPNIVSSKGAPKKKKNDIKAIRRCSKCNSRTHNARSCLVAENAPSEQNVVMTSRPVTDSFSQVVKNKNGKRGRIGGSSVQNKCTEPPNSRGANVTATSRAEVGSTSIPMPAVYGLHPVLPVVQPVQHPMHLQPVIPLYPTTVAENSGSCFGRLQRPMNNGGT
- the LOC131604575 gene encoding protein FAR1-RELATED SEQUENCE 5-like, whose amino-acid sequence is MENTDHYDSNYYRYRDSGTSDSESENDSNSVSSAYQSSSDGDGDGDSHNEKFHEFDAVVGDRILKIDALTADEIRAMEFGTVDEANLFYFKYAKCKGFAIRKSDVRRRSTGGGQTIIMRQFVCNKRGLRDTKHLRRLDRKREHRPTTRTNCPARLRVHYNPQKGSYVVSCFEEAHNHELTPSRFIHLHPIYREITAADRAQIDGLQSNGIRTCHIMGYMVAQKGGHDRVGFTKKDLYNYFDSKMRATIKDGDVAAAINYLNVKSSTDPMLYGKYAVGTDGRMKSLFWADGSSRSDYFCFGDVIAFDTTYKKNKYNYPLVIFSGCNHHSQTVIFGAALVSDKTTETWRWGDEGIYKTGVSGCDTSFMRLAFEQECD